TCCGAGtgagccattttttttttttttttttttttttttttacgagtCGTGGCACAACATTACACCATGCATCTGTTTCTCGAGTGGCATTAACTAAAactcttttacatttttgcagttttactAAGATTCATTTTGtgtactattttaatttaatgaaatgaaattatacaTATGTATTTTTAGATTGATCCCAATCCAATATTTGTAGTATCAGAGAGTCACAACCCTGTTCCTGAAGGCACCTCAACTTTACACATTTTGGATGAATCTCTCTTATCAAACACActtgattcaactcatcaggtCATTAGTAGAGCACTCTATGATGTTAGCTCAGTGTGTCACATAAGAAAGACctcaaaatatacagaaatatgGTAGAGAAACAAAGGCCTACTGTATACAATAAagtcaataaaacaaagacactgtAAAATACTCACTCAGACTTTCTAGATGCTTTGATTACTGGCAGCAGCCTCAGGAGACATTCTTCTGATGGATCATATTTACTCAGTATAAACTCATCCAGCTCTTCTTCTGAGTTCAACAGCACAAACACCAGAGCCGACCACTGAGCAGCAGACAGTTTGACTCCAGAGAGACGATTGACACCTGTTCTGCTCAGGTATTTTTGGACTTCCTGCTCTAGTGAACGATcattcagttcattcagacagtggaACAGGTTGATGGATTTCTCTGGAGAGCGATTCTCCCTGATCTTCTGTTTAATGTATTTAGCTGTTTCCTGATTGATATCAGAGCTGCTTACTGTCTTTCTCAGGAGGCCTTGTATGAGAGTCTGATTAGACTCTAGTGAGAGACCGAGAAGGAACCGGAGGAAAAGATCCCATTGTCCGTTCTCACTCTGTAAGGCCTTGTTCACTTCTCTCTTCAGTAAACTGGTCATTGGTGACCTGAACTCATTTATCCGtcctgtgttttgttcagaaaaaGACAGCAGCTTGAATAAAGCAGCAAGAAACTCCTGAATactcagatgaacaaagctgTACACCTTCCCCAGCTGCAGTCCAAACTCCTCTTTGAAGATCTGGGTACAAACTCCTGAGTAAACTGACACTTCTCTGACATCAATGCCGCTCTCTTTCAGGTCCTCCTCATAGAAGATGAGGTTCCCTTTTTCCAACTGTTCAAAAGCCAGTTTTCCTAGAGACAGAACAGTCTTTCTAGTCTGATCAGGATTGATTTCATATTTCCTATCATACTTCTGTGTCTTCAGTTTGGTCTGAAAGATCAGGAAGTGTGTGAACATTTGTgtgagagtcttgggaatcCCTGCACTCTCTGCTTTACCCATCATCCTCTCTAGAACAGTGGCTGAAATCCAGCAGAAGACTGGTATGTGACACATGATGAACAGACTTCTTGATGATCGGATGTGTGTGACGACTCTATCAGCCAGACTCTGATCGTTtattctcttcctgaaatattcctccttctgagGGTCATTGAATCCTCGTACCTCTGTGACCTGGTCGACACACTCAGgagggatctgattggctgctgctggtcgaGAGGTGATCCAGAGAAGAGCAGAAGGAAGTAGATTCCCCTTGATGAGGTTGGTCAGCAGCACATCCACTGAGGCTGATTCTGTTACATCAGACAAGCTCGGATTGTTTTGGAAATCTAGATGTAGTCGacactcatccagaccatcaaataTGAACATGACTTTGTAATCATCATAATCTGCTGACTTAAATTCATTGGTTTCAGTGTGAAGGTGATTTAGAAGTTGCTTAAGACTGAGATTTTTCTGTATCAAATTCAGCTCcctgaaaggaagtggaaatatgaaatgaacttcctgattggcttttccttcagcccagtccaggatgaacttctgcacagagactgtttttccaattcCAGCGACTCCTTTAGTCAGCACAGTCCTGATGGGTTTGTCACGTCCAGGTGAgggtttaaatatgtcattgcAGTTGATTGGTGTTTCCTGTGTCTCTGGTCTCCTGGACACtgtctcaatctgtctcacctcatgtTCATTATTGATCTCTCCACTCCCTCCctctgtgatgtagagctctgtgtagatctcattcagATGTGTTGAGTGTCCATGATTGGACATTCCTTCACTGATTCTCTGATATTTGTCCTGTAGTCTGGATTTGAGTTTTTGGTGATACACAGGcatcagttctgagaaaaggaAATAACTGTTGTTATTGGCAAAgcaatattttagaaatgtacTTATAGGTTTGATATGTTAGATATTAGAATGTGTCATGACATTCAGCAACATTACTAACTGAAGACAGAAggttcataataaaaatacagtctatAATCTGCTGATCCAAAGCTCTTACTGGTCTGTAGTGTGTTAGCGAGGTCTGTCTGGTTCATCTTCCTCAGGATGATCAGTGTGATCTTCAGAAGCCCCTCTCTGACTCTGTTATGATCCGCATCATCATAATGGTCTCTTTCAGAGCATTCTGGGTAATCTGGACTCAGCAGTCTCTTAAAACCTTTTAACTCAGAAATTATTTTGTGCTCAAGCTCCTGAAATCATAGtgaatattcaaacaataaatctCCACTGCATCACAGAGAGGATGAACCAAAGGATCAACACACAAGAGTTAAGTCATGAACACTAATAAACATCATTGAATTATATCACACCTGCTAATAACTTTCAATGTTTGCTCAAACATCAGCATCTATAGATACTGATTTTAAAAGAGGGAGTTTGACTGGATTGGCTCTTTCCTAGATTGATGTTCATCTTTGTGCAGCAGTCAGGTTACATATGGATTCATCTTCTCTACTTTAGTGATCATTGATCTGCTTTATAGTGGCCTACAAATGATCTTACATGGGTAGGAAAGTAAATATGACTATTATAGAGAGTATTTCACAGATTTCTCAATTTCTAAGTACATTTACCCAGAGGGTTATTGTGggatggacacacacacacaaaaccaacCTTGAAAATGGAGTCTAAGTTCTTCTTTGCTGTATGTGATTCTGGTCCTTCTGGTTTTTGACTGTAGtcaaatattgaatatttttgtaaatatgtgttaatgtatttaatacacatcagtaaatgaatgaatatcatatactttatatatttctCATACCGTAAACTAAACATCACCTCTGATCAGCAGATGATTCTCCTGAGCTGAATTCAATTGGACGATGCATTGACGCGTCACTCTTCATGGACACACAGCTGGGTTCAGGAGATTCATTCTGCCGCAGACTAAAatataacagtaatacaaactGTTTCTGAAAATCTGCTCTGACAGAAATACCTTTTACTGTTTCAACCTCTcttaaatgttcatattttactTGAGGAGTGTTTTGTGACTTGAGAGTTAAAAGATGAAAGTATtctttgtatataaataaaaggaatCTGCCACATGTGCCATTTTCATTCATGCATTATAGAAAAAATAAGACCAATACACACATTTGaagacagaaacagaaacatCCAGCAGCAACAGGGACACATGGTGACAATGGCCATAATGCACCACACCTACAgtacactgtgtgcataattattaggcatgttgataatctggtcatatttttttcccaagcacattttaccaattccaaaccacaacaatcttaataactactattaattttgtatttaatcatttgtaagtgatatataactgtccgtgaaggctggaagtgaaaaactccttatattcaggtgtgcataattattaggcatgttttcttttacagataaaattagccaaaaaagatatttaacccagactgaaaagtccaaattattaaatgcccatgagaagaatgcaatactaatgcattacaagaatttgcaaagttaaggcttgatatttgtctttcaaaatctggcagtacattttgggagttcatgtttagtctcctatcctgaaaagtctgacttggagagataaaatgaactcccaaaacttactgccagattttggaagataaattcttgaatcagaggtacaagagaatgtgatgcttgtccttcaggAGTCACTCTGAActcatctgtctataaagcctataaaaaaaaaacaaaaacatacaaaaaaaaaaaaataaatgtcttgatgtatttcacaacacgtcagcttgtaattcttattaagtcaggggcatttttttaggattttttaccaagaaaagtctctgagaacctgacacattgtacttctgaagactccaggtaggctgcagttctggaaaatggtggcgctggagactaaacggttcctgatggtgtcacacctaattcttcaccttaattcctaattattttgcagttaacatgcatcttttcttctccacctgttttttctgaccatgcagactcaacaagcatttcgctgtccagtggtcaagccttaactttgcaaattcttgtaatgcattagtattgcattcttctcatgggcatttaataatttggacttttcagtctgggttaaatatattttttggctcattttatctgtaaaagaaaacatgcctaataattatgcacacctgaatataaggagtttttcacttccaaccttcacggacaattatatatcacatataaatgattaaatacaaaattaacagtagttattaagactgatgtggtttggaattggtaaaatgtgtttggaaaaaaaaatatgaccagaatatcaacatgcctaataattctgcacacagtgtatatatgaTACTCATAATATCTCACCTGGACTCAACAGAAGAGTCTTCATCTCTGCAGAGATCTGAAAGATCCATCGGTTTCTGTTTTTTCCTCAGAGACACATTGATGTGTTCAGGTAAATCTGATTCACCCTCCTGGATCAGACTATGAATGAAAATGCTATTGTAGTATGAATTTACTGTTTCTGAGCattgaaaatgagaaacatttcAAGTTTTCTCACCGCTTGACTGTCTTTATCTTTGTTTTACGTACTTTAGAGAGATTCATTCTGGAGGTCATGGTTTCATCTAAAAACAGATACAGATGTTGATCCACAGAGTGAGTTATGAATCATCTCAGTATTTAATTTTCTCAAATCCACCTCTGTCTAATCAGTCAGTCTACAGTAATGACCTGCacacatgaaaaacaatttcATCCTGACATCATTTACACagaatcaaattattcacaaaCAGCATAATAAATTCAGACAAGCACtgtgttaaaatgaaaacagaggTGGAATCTGACGATTTACAGAATCTGTGTTTTCTCTTCTAATGTCATTTAAACTACTTTCAAATTATATGATACTGCTTAATGTTGTACTTCACTTTAAACCAGTCAGGATCGATTTTGACTATTAAAGGTAATTGTGAAATTGTGATACTCACGGATCCTGCTTATAATAGTTTCACTTTAATGAGTCACCTGACAAGGAGGAGATTGAGTCTCttcatattatatttcattctttattatttaaagttataACCCCTGAATATACTTTCCTCACAGGTTTACTCTGAGTGTTATTtaactgaatatttaaaaagcagttCCCTGTAACATATCAAACTTATGTCTCTCTGTCAACTTTCTCATCACTTGCTCCCCCTACAGGATACGAGTGcaatattttaacagtgtccaaaataacaaacatgCTTTAGAAACACAGTTACAGCAGACAGAGAAAAACTAGTGT
The Labeo rohita strain BAU-BD-2019 unplaced genomic scaffold, IGBB_LRoh.1.0 scaffold_690, whole genome shotgun sequence genome window above contains:
- the LOC127161621 gene encoding NLR family CARD domain-containing protein 3-like encodes the protein LQKYSIFDYSQKPEGPESHTAKKNLDSIFKELEHKIISELKGFKRLLSPDYPECSERDHYDDADHNRVREGLLKITLIILRKMNQTDLANTLQTKLMPVYHQKLKSRLQDKYQRISEGMSNHGHSTHLNEIYTELYITEGGSGEINNEHEVRQIETVSRRPETQETPINCNDIFKPSPGRDKPIRTVLTKGVAGIGKTVSVQKFILDWAEGKANQEVHFIFPLPFRELNLIQKNLSLKQLLNHLHTETNEFKSADYDDYKVMFIFDGLDECRLHLDFQNNPSLSDVTESASVDVLLTNLIKGNLLPSALLWITSRPAAANQIPPECVDQVTEVRGFNDPQKEEYFRKRINDQSLADRVVTHIRSSRSLFIMCHIPVFCWISATVLERMMGKAESAGIPKTLTQMFTHFLIFQTKLKTQKYDRKYEINPDQTRKTVLSLGKLAFEQLEKGNLIFYEEDLKESGIDVREVSVYSGVCTQIFKEEFGLQLGKVYSFVHLSIQEFLAALFKLLSFSEQNTGRINEFRSPMTSLLKREVNKALQSENGQWDLFLRFLLGLSLESNQTLIQGLLRKTVSSSDINQETAKYIKQKIRENRSPEKSINLFHCLNELNDRSLEQEVQKYLSRTGVNRLSGVKLSAAQWSALVFVLLNSEEELDEFILSKYDPSEECLLRLLPVIKASRKSE